The DNA window TCCATCCACCACCCGCAGTTCCACCCCGAAAACCGGCCGTCCCTGTGTGGTCTGCACCACCATGCGTTGCGCGGCGGGAAGATCCAGGTGCTTGTTTTTCAGCGTGCAGACCGTGCCGACCGGGCTCATCTCCGTCATGCCCCAGGCGTGGCGCACTTCGATGCCGTAACCGTCCTGGAATGCCGCGATCATCGACGCAGGCGCCGCGGAACCGCCGATGAGCACACGCTGCAGCGCCGCTGGCTTGCGCGCCTGCTGCTGCATCTGGTTCAGCAGCCCCAGCCAGATGGTCGGCACGCCGGCGGCGAAGGTCACGCCCTCGGCATCCATCAGCGAGAACAGCGATGCGCCATCGAGCGAAGGGCCGGGAAACACCAGCTTGCAGCCCACCAGTGCGGCGGCATAGGGAATGCCCCAGGCGTTCACATGGAACATGGGCACCACCGGAAGCACGGCGTCGCGGGCGGAGAGGTTGATGGCGTCGGGCAGGGCAATCGCGTAGGCGTGCAGCACGGTGGAGCGATGGCTGTAGAGCACGCCCTTGGGGTTGTCCGTGGTGCCGCTGGTGTAGCACATGGACGAGGCCGCGTTTTCGTCCAGTTCCGGCCAGGCGTAGTCGTCGCTCTGCCCCGCCAGCAGGGTTTCGTAACTGTGCAGATTGGGTACGGCCTGCTGCAGTTCAGCAAGAATGCGGGCTGCATCGCACAGCGCCACCCAATGCCTGACGCGCGGACAACGCGAAGCGACGGCCTGGACGATGGGGGCAAAACTCATGTCGAAACACAGCACCCGATCGTCGGCATGGTTGATGATCCAGGCAATCTGGTCCGGGTGCAGGCGGGGGTTGAGCGTGTGCAGCACCCGCCCGCTGCCCGACACGCCGTAATACAGCTCGAAGTGCCGATAGCCGTTCCACGCCAGGGTGCCCACGCGATCGCCAGCCGCCAGGCCCATCGTGTCCAGGGCGCGAGCCACGCGCTTGGAGCGGCCACGAATCTCGGCATAGTTTGTGCGGTGCAGATCGCCTTCGACCCGGCGCGACACGATTTCGGTATCGCCGTGATAGCGCGCCGCGAACTCGATCAAATCCGAGATGCTCAAGCCGTGCGCCTGCATCATTCCATTCATGCTCGTCTCCTGAATCTTGGTTTTGTGGGCGCCGCAGCAACACCGAGAGGTTCTTGAGGCAGCGTTTGTGCATCGAAATGTACACCGCCGGGCAAACCCGGCAATTCCCCAAACTGGATGTGGGTTGCTGGCACCCGCCCGCCTTGGGTCGCGCTGGAAGCGGGCTTGATTTGCCACAAGCTGCGGGGGCAAGTCCGCCCGATAAAATAGACCGCTTCCTCAACACCAAGCAACAGGCTGAACGATGACTTTCGTCGTGACTGAAAACTGCATCAAGTGCAAGTTCACCGACTGCGTGGACGTGTGCCCGGTTGATTGCTTCCGCGAAGGTCCAAATTTTCTGACCATCGACCCCGACGAATGCATCGACTGTGCCGTGTGCGTGCCCGAGTGCCCGGCCAATGCCATCTTCGCCGAGGAAGACGTGCCCGGCGACCAGCAAGCCTTCATCGCCCTGAACGCCGAGCTGGCGCGCAAATGGCCCAGCATCACCAAGCGCAAGCCAGCTCCGCCCGACGGCGAGGAATGGAACGGCAAACCCGGCAAGCTCTCCTTGCTCGAGCGCTGATCGCGCTGGCCCAGCCCCCCCCTTTCATCGATCAATCCATGGACATGCACATCGACCCGGCGATTGCCGACATCCCTCGCCAGCAAGGCACTCCCATCGAGACCGACGCCGTCATCATTGGAGCCGGCCCGGTGGGCCTGTTCCAGGTGTTCGAGCTGGGGCTGCTGGAGATCAAGGCCCATGTCATCGACAGCCTGCCGCACCTGGGCGGCCAGTGCGTCGAGCTCTACCCCGACAAGCCCATCTACGACATCCCCGCCGTGCCCATGTGCACCGGCCAGCAGCTCACCGACAGCCTGCTGCAGCAGATCGCCCCCTTTCACCCCACGTTTCATCTCGGCCAGGACGTCACCGAGCTGCAGCGCCAGCACGACGGCCGCTTCCTGGTGCGCACCTCCAAGGACACCACCTTGCGCACCAAGACCGTGTTCATCGCCGCCGGCGTCGGCTCGTTCCAGCCCCGCCCCCTGAAGGTCGAGGGGATCGAGCCCTTCGAGGGCACGCAGCTGTTCTACCGGGTGAAGAGCCCGGGCGCCTTCGCCGGCCAGCATCTGGTGGTGGTGGGCGGCGGCGACTCGGCGCTGGACTGGGCCCTGCACTTCGCCCAGAGCGAGGAGCACCGCGCCCAGAGCGTGGTGCTGATCCATCGCCGCGACGGCTTTCGCGCCGCCCCGGCCTCGGTGGCGAAGATGCACGCGCTGTGCGAGCAGCATGCCATGCAATGCGTCGTCGGCCAGATCAGCGGCTTCGAGCAGCGCCAGGGGCGGCTCACCGAGATCAAGCTCACGGGCAACGACGGCATCACCCGGCGCCTGCCGCTGGATGTGCTGCTGGTGTTCTTCGGCCTGTCCCCCAAGCTCGGCCCCATTGCCCACTGGGGGCTGGAGCTGGAGCGCAAGCAGCTGAAGGTGGACACGGAGAAGTTCGAGACCAATGTGCCGGGCATCTTCGCCGTGGGCGACATCAACACCTATCCGGGCAAGAAAAAGCTCATCCTCTCGGGCTTTCACGAGGCGGCGCTGGCGGCGTTCGGCGCCGCGCACACCATCTTCCCGGAGAAGAAGATCCATCTGCAGTACACCACCACCAGCCCCAAGCTGCATCAGGTGCTGGGGGTCGAGTCGCCGGTCTTCGACTGAGCTGCCGTTTCTGAATATCAGCCTTTTTAACGCCCCTTGTGACTAGGATCCGGGCTGGCTTTTGCTGACAGCTTTAAGCCCAGGCTATACTTGAAGGCTGTTCCCTGATAGCTCAGTTGGTAGAGCGACGGACTGTTAATCCGCAGGTCCCTGGTTCGAGCCCAGGTCGGGGAGCCACCAAACACAGAGGAAAATCAAGGCCTTACGGTGAAAGCTGTAAGGCCTTTTTCTTTGCGCCTTTGAGTTTGGTTCACTTTTGGTTCACTTGGGTACACTCTCAGCCACCGCGTTGAACCAAGGAGTTGAACCATGGCGAGCTTCCAAAAGCGTGCTGGTGCGTGGCGTGCGTTGATCCGCCGCAAGGGCTATCCGGCCATCTCCAACACCTTCGACACCAAAGCCGAAGCCGAAGCCTGGGCGCGCAAGACCGAATCCGACATCGACCGTGGCCATCATGTCGATCATCGGCCCGCGAAGATCATCTCGTTCGCCGACTGCCTGCGCCGCTATGCAATCGAAGTGAGTAGTTTGAAAAAAGGCGCCCGGCAGGAACGGTCCCGTATCAAATTCCTGCTGGAGCAGCCGCTGGCCAAGCGTGCCATCGGTGAGTTGCGCAGCGATGACTTCGCACGCTACCGCAACGCCAGACTGAAAGTTGTCTCTCCAGCGAGCACCAGGCTTGAGCTGGCCTTGATCTCGCATCTGTTCACGACTGCGATCAAGGAATGGGGTCTTGGCTTGTCCACCAATCCGGTCAAACAGGTCGCCAAGCCGAAGGTCAACAACGAGCGAGACCGGCGGTTCGTTGGTGACGAGGAAGCCCGGTTGTTTGCGGCCATCGATGCGATCTGCGCATCACGGATACACCGCGCCGTTGTGCATCCCAAGCAATGGTTCCGACAAATTGTCACAGTCGCTCTCGAAACCGCCATGCGCAAGGGTGAGCTACTGGCGATGACAAGGGACAACCTGCATGTGGCCGAGCATTATGTCCTGCTGCCTGACACCAAGAACGGAACTTCTCGCAAAGTGCCGCTTTCCAGCGCCGCCCTGGCGGCCATCAAAGTGACACCGAAACAAGGAGTTGATCCGCGCATCTTCCCAGTCAGCGGAACAGTCCTCAAAGACTACTGGCTAGACGCCATGAAGCAGGCCGGCATCGAAGACTTCCATTTCCACGATCTGCGCCATGAAGCGACCAGCCGCATGGCCCGCAAGCTGCCGATGCACGACTTGATGAAAGTCACCGGCCACAAGACCGCCGCGATGCTCGCCCGTTACTACCATCCAGTCCCCGCCGACATCGCCGCCGCGCTGGACGCCTAAACAATCTTTCCTTGCCCCTGCCTTTGCCTGGCCGCGTCAGCGGCTGACTTGCCTATTGCTGAACCCAATCACGCTTTGCGGTGACCGCGCATATCCCTATGCCGGGTGCGGTTCACGGATTCCTGATTGTCCTTGCCGTGATTCGTGGGTGGTGCCAACGCGCCCGGCTCCTAGTCCCTGGAGCCCAGCATGCGCATCATCATCGCCGAAAAACCCTCTGTCGCCCAAGCCATCGCTGGCGTGCTGGGCAATGCCCGCAAGTCGGATGGCTACATCGAATGCGCGGGGTCAACCCGTGTGACCTGGTGCTTCGGCCACCTGCTGGAGCAGGCCAGGCCTGAAGAGTATGTCGACGGCGGCAAGGTGCTCGCCTCGCATCTGCCCGTCATCCCTACGGACTGGAAGCTCTCACCGCGCGATGGCGGCGCGGGCAAGCAGGTCAAGGTCATCCGCGATCTGCTCAAGGGCGCTGATGAAGTGGTCAACGCGGGCGACGCCGACCGTGAGGGCCAGTTGCTGGTCGATGAAGTCTTGCTGTTCCTGAACTGGAAGGGCAAGACATCGCGTCTGTGGTTATCCAGCCTGGACGATGCCAGTGTGCGCAAGGCGCTCTCCGGCATCAGGGACAACGCCGCCATGCGCCCCGTCTACGAATCCGCCCTGGCCCGCCAGCGCGCCGACTGGCTGATGGGCATGAACGGCTCCATCGCCCTGAGCCGCAACCTGCAAGCGTGCGGCGTGCCGGGGGCATGGAGCATCGGGCGGGTGCAGACTCCGACTCTTGCATTGCTGGTGGATCGTCAGCGCGACATCGAGCACTTCAAGGCCCGCGACTTCTATCAGGTCGTGGCGCACCTGGATGGCGGCATCAAGGCTGCATGGCAAGTGCCCGATGATTTTGTTGACGAAGACGGCCGGCTGCTGGACAAGGCCAAGGCCGACGAGACTGCGCGTCGGATCACCGGCAAGGCGGCCCGTGTCACGAAGTTCACGCGCAAGACGGGTGAGCGCGCCGCTCCCCTGCCCTACACCCTGGGCGGGCTTCAGAAAGCCGCCAGCAGCCGTTTCGGTCTGTCGGCCAAGGACACACTAGCTGCGGCGCAGGAACTGTACGAAGCCAAGATCACCACCTACCCGCGCACCGACTGTTCCTACTTGCCGATCGAGATGCACAGCAGTGCTGGTGGCATCCTCAAAGCAATTGGCAGCGAAGGCATTGCCGGGCTGGACCCGGCGCGCAAGCATGCAGCCTGGAATACCGGCAAGGTCGAGGCGCACCACGGCCTGATTCCGACTGGACAGAACCCTGATGCAGCCAGCCTCTCGGCCCATGCGAAGCGTGTCTTCGACCTGATCCGCGAGTCCTACATCCGCCTGTTCATGCCGCCCGAGACATTCGAGACGCGCGAGGCGCTGTTCGACATCGACGGGTTGGGCTTTCGTGCTGTGGCCCGGACAGTATTGGAGCCGGGCTGGACAAAGCTCGGTGGCAAGGATGACGACGAGAGGCAAGAGCAAGGCGAAGCTGCTGGCACGTTGCCTGATCTGCGCGAGGGCGAGGCCCGCACCTGCGAGCGTGGTGGGGTCATCGGCAAGCGCACCACACCACCCAAGCCCTACACCGACGGCACCTTGATCGCCACCATGACCGGCGTGCACAAGCTGGTGACCGACCCGAAGCTCAAGGCAAGGCTGAAAGAAACATCGGGCCTGGGCACCGAGGCGACGCGGGCTTCGATGATCGAAGTGCTCATCATCCGTGAGTATGCCGAGCGTGCCAAGAAGGAAATCCAGCCAACGGACCGCGGCGTGCAACTCATCGACATGCTGCGCAAGGTCGCCCCTGAACTGGCTGACCCTGGGTACACCGCGCTGCAAGAGGATGCGCTGGCCGACATCGCCGCGGGTCGTGCGCCGTTCGCAGGCTTCATGGATGGACAGGCTCAAGCTGTGCGTGGGTTCAGCCGCACGCTGCTGGACGGCAAACTGACTGACAACCAGTTGGTCATGCGCGCCTGTCCGGCCTGCGGTGGCGCGCGTTGCGCCAAGCTCAAGAGCAAGGCCGGCAACAGCTATCACCGTTGCATGGACTGCCAGGCGGCGTTCGGTGATGACGTGGGCAAGCCTGGGAAAAGGTTCGAGGACAAGCCGTCTGGTGAGAGTAACGGAGTTAAAGACGGAAAACAGTCTTCGGCTCCAGCAGCAACCGGCCCACAGTGCCCGGCCTGCAAGAAGCCGACGTTCAAGAACGAAACCAAGACCGGGAAGCCCTACTTCCGCTGCGGCGGGTGCAAGGGTGCCTGGTGGCCGGATCGGACGAGCGCCAAGAAGCTGGGCAGCAAGTGGGAGACGATGAAATGATCAAAAAAATCATTGAGGTCGCAGTGGGTATCGAGCTGGCGCTGTTGCTCTGGCGACTGCTGCATCTGCTGATCGCGCTGCTGGTGCTCGCCGCGGTGATTCACTTCACCATCGGCTGGCCGCTGGCCATGGAATTCATGCGGTCGGCTGCGGTGCAAGTGCGATTGATTTTTCAGGGCTTGGTGGGGGCGTCGTCATGAAGGGCTTCAAAGATTTCGAGGATTCGACCTGGTTCATCGGCACCATGGCCGCTGTCGCCGCTGTCACGTCGGCGGCTCTCATCGCGCCGGTCTGGTTCGGCATGCTTGGCGGGGCCGCGCGATGATGCCCGTTGCTCTGCTTCACCAGTGCGCACCAAGGGTGGCGGCCGTCACCATGGCGGCCATCGTGCAGCAGGAGAGCGGAGGCAACCCGCTGGCGCTGCACGACAACACAAGTGGCCAGAGCTATCGTCCGGCCACCTTGTTCGAAGCCGTGGGTTTGGCGCGCAGGCTCATCGCGGCTGGGCACTCGATTGACATGGGTATAGCCCAGATCAACAGCGGCAACCTGCCGTCGCTGCATCTTGGTGTGCAGCAGGTGTTCGACCCCTGCCGAAACCTGTGGGCCGCTCAAGCAATTCTGCTTCGTGGATGGAGGCAATCGGGCGGCAGTTTGCGGGGCGCACTGTCGGCTTACAACACTGGGAATACTGGGTCAGCAGTCGGCGCACGCTACGCCGCTGGCGTGTTCTGGCAAGCTGGGGTTGTCATGCCAGGCATTCCTGGCGGCAAGCTGGCGCGCTGGACGCAGGGCACCATCGTTGTGAGTAACGCAGATCTGCAGCCAGTCCGCGCAGTCCCCACCTGGACACCTCAGGCCAGCCCATTACCACCAGTAGGTGGTGGGCTGGCAGCAAAGTGGTAATCAAGCCAGACCTTTGAACGCTTTGAATACCTTGTCCATATCCATCGTGTCACTGCTCGCTTCAACAAAGACACGGCACTTGTATTCCCAGTGGCCGCCCGGCTCCCATTGCCGGATTTCATACTCGTCCGGACCGACCCAATGGAATCGAAGCGCATCGATTTCAGATTGCTGCGAAAGAGTTAGCCCTGTTTTAATCGTGTGGTAAAAGATTTTAACTGTTTGCCCTTTGGGCGCCGTCTTTGAATTCCGCGGGCGCACCTCATTGATTTGAGACGGTTTAACACCCAAGAACCCCATCAACTCATTCCAAACGCCGAGCGTTTTGGCGCGCTCAGCAAATTCGTCGCAAGACTTTTTCCTCATGATCGTGATTTGTCGTTCAGAAATTCCAAGGCCATCCTGCAAATCCTTGCCACCGCTCTCAAACAGCGCGAAATGCTTCTCCTTGAAGCCAAGCAGAGCCAGCAACTCCAGGATGCGCGCGCTGTCCTGGGCTTCGCCCTCTTGCATTTTTGATGACGATCTGTCGACAATTTCTTTGGGGTTATCATCACCTTCTTCGCCAGAATCAAGTCCACTGGCGTGCGCTGGGATTGAGTAACTGTCGGTGATCATGGCCTGTTTTACATAACCAGAAATCTGATGGAAAAGACCAACCTGATCGGAGTTGTCGTCTGTTTGCTTTTTGAGTAGATATTCAAGCACGCGTGTCGAAATTTCAGCAGATCGATCTTCGAGCTGAGAGTAAATATGGCCAGAATCTTTATTGAAGGCCGGATCGTTTTTCCAATATTTTGCAACCTTCTTGACCATTTTTACAATTGCTTCAGCCGGCCATTCGCGCAGCGGGGTTTTATGAAGATCGATGTCAGTGGTATTCATGATCAATAGTCCTTGGTGAAGTGGTCAGATGGTGAAGAATGATGAGAGCGCAAGCTCAGTCTGGCGGGGATCGCTTTTGCGTCGTTTAGCTGGCGGAACCGGAATAATCATGGAAATCGCTCGCGCAGCCCAAAGCCCGAGCATCAAAATCAAGTTGAGAAACTCAGCAATCATCCAGCCACCCTTAGACTTGATTTTCTTGGCGATCCGCTGCAGCGCCAATTCAGCGTGCCGCATGACGACAAGACCGCTGCGCGAGGCGGTTTTCTTCCCCTCAGAAAGCAAAAATGCAACCCGCCGCACTTCACGCCCCAAAAACCAGGTCTTGTTGAAAACTGTGTTTGAATTGCAGTTGTCTTTCCAATTACTGGCTGCCATGTAGTTCGGAGCACCCCGCAGAATCTCCTTGGCTCTCTGTTCGGCCGTGGGGCGGATGCGCTTGGTGGTGGTGCTGGTGGTCATGGTCAACTCCTTCATAATGCCCAGTGACCACATCCTAATTTGTTGATTTAATTAAAAAAAGCACTCACAAAGAATACACAAGTAACATAAAAGAATACGAAAACAACCATCGAACAACGCATAAGCAATACACAAACAATTGGTGTAATGACTCGTTCCAAAGTCATTTTTGGTGCCTCACGCGATTAAATTTTTTTGCAGCCACACAACAGTGGTTTGCGGCCATGCCTGATACGCCTACATCAACATTAGGGGCGGGAAATGAGCGCGCACGAATCGACGACCAAAACCAGGCAGATTGAGGCGCTGAAGCGGGCGCTGGGCGCACAAATCCTTGATTACCTGGCCGACCCGACCGTGGTGGAAATCATGTTGAATCCCGATGGCACGCTGTGGGTCGACCGGCTGGGCGCAGGGATGCAGAAGGTTGGCGAAGTGCCTGCAGTGCAGTCACTGACCATCGTCAACACAGTCGCGGCGATGCTTGAAACCACAGTCACCTCAGAAAACCCGATCCTTGAATGCGAGCTGCCGCTGGACGGCAGCCGGTTCGAAGCCCTGATCCCGCCCTTGGTGGAGCGGGCAAGTTTTGCCTTGCGCAAGAAGGCGTTGCTGGTGTTCACCCTGGACGATTACCTCCAAAAAGGCATCATGACCAGGGGCCAAAAGCAAGCCATCGAGGAAGCCGTTTCCGGACGGCAAAACATCCTTGTGAGTGGCGGCACCGGGTCTGGGAAGACTACGGCGGCCAACGCCATCCTCGATTGCATGGCGCAGGTTGACCATGACCACCGCATCGTGGTCATCGAAGACACGCGCGAGTTGCAGGTGAACGCGCAGAACGTCGTCTTCCTGCGCACCAGCGACAACACCGACATGACCCGCCTGCTGCGCGCCACCATGCGCCTGCGCCCCGACCGCATCGTGGTCGGCGAGGTGCGCGACGGCTCGGCCCTGGCGCTGTTGAAGGCTTGGAATACCGGGCACCCGGGCGGAGTCGGCACCGTGCATGCGAACGACGCCAGCGCCGCGCTGATCCGCATCGGCCAGTTGATCCAGGAAGCGGGCGTGCCGCCCAACCCGGAGCTGATCGCCGAAGCGATCAATGTGGTCGTCTCCATCAAGCGCACCGCCACGGGCCGCAGGGTCGAAGAGGTCGCCGCCGTGCGCGGATGGTCGGCGTCAGGCGGCTTCCATGTCGAGCGTCTGGCTTGAAAGCTCGGCCTGCTGCAAAATCATCCTCATGCGCAACAGCAAGCTCGGCCTCCTGGCGTGCCACCTCAATGCCCCGGTCGGCCCTTGGGTCGAGCCGCAACACATCGCGCGTGCCCTGCGCGAGGGAAGCGTGGTCAACGTCCACGCCGGGGGGCGAACAGACGCGGTGAGGGGACTGTTGCTGACGCTGTTCACCGAAGCCGACCCCGCGCTGATCCTGGGTTGCGCCCGCGAAGCCGGGGCCGATCTGCAGAGCGTGAATCGTCTCTACGAAGAGGCCATCCACGATCATTTGCCGCGCGTCAAAGACTGGGAGCGGCTTGTCGCCGCGCGGACGTGACGGGCCTTATGCTGCCCGGACCTCGTTCAACAGATCCGGGTGCCGGTCGAGCACCTTGAGCAACTTCACCAGCGCCAAGGGTGGTCTGGTCTTCCCATTTTCGTAGCGTGAGAACGCATTGACGCCGCCCCCGAAGATTTCGGCGGCTTCGCGCTGGTCAAGGGCAAGCTTTTTGCGCACACGGACGATGAAGCCAGGGTCCACGATCGAGGCATTGACCTGCTTGTTGAATTCCAGCATCGCCGTACTGATTCTGGCCGATTCGGTCATGTCGAGGACGGCCTCTCCACAGGCCGGGCAGAAGTCGCCGGTCACTGCCGGAATGGTGGTCAGTTCCCCCTTGTAGGTGTACGGCAGATCGCGCGTGTCATGCACCAGTTCTGCCGCTGCACACATTGGACATTTCATGTTCATAGCTCCTTGAATGACACGATGAGCACCTCATCCATGACCGTCAGTTTCAGGTAGACCTCTCCGGCGGACGTCGTGGGTCGGTACACGTCCTGCCAGACCCTGTGGTCGGCGTGCGTGGTCATGCTCTTGTAGAAATCGCCAGCGGTCAGCGTCTTGACCACATGGACCATTGCCACGAAGTCAAAACCCATCGCGGCGCTGCCCGCCAGTGCCGACACGGTTGAACGCACCTTGCCCGCCTCGATCATGGCCTTGATGACCGACAGCTTGCAATGGGGCGTGCTTTTCTCCATCCGGCAATAATAACCTACTTGGTTATCCATGGCAAGCCGGTGCCGGTCGATTGTCCCGGCTGCTGGTTGTGATCGTTCTTGCCCCCGCCTTCGTCCTGGCGCCGCGCAGCGGGTGCCTTGCCTGCCGCCGCCCCGCACCCACCCACGCTTTGCGCCCACCGTGCATAAGCCCGTGAGAGCAACACCATCACGGAGCATGTCATGCCTGCCGCAGCCAAACCCCCACGCACCCCGCACACCCCGCGCGACCGCTTTTTTCACTTCCGCGCCTCGACCCCAGAGATCGACGCCATCAACCGCCACGCCGCGCAGGCCGGCATGCGTCCCGGCGTGTTCGTGCGCGACCTCGCCCTGTCCGGCGGCAACCTGCGCCTCGTGTCCCGCGTCGATGCGAGCGCCGTGTTCGAGCTGCGCCGCCTCGGGGCCATGCTCAAGAGCCTGTACCCCAAGGAATCGAACTGGACGAACGAAGAAAAGCGCGCCCACTGGGCCGCGATGAAAACTGTCCTGGCCCACGCCCGCAAGCTCTCCGGTGAGGACGATGCCGGCGGTGAGCAGGCCAAGGATGCGTGATGCTCGCCAAGGTCGTCAAACTGTCGAACGGACGCGGCGGGAAGGTGTCCGCCCACCATGGCGTGCACTACATCTTCCGCCAAGGCGCGCAGGAGCATGCGCTGGAGCGCGACGTCGCCGGCGGCAGCTTCCATCTGGAACTCGGCGGCCTCGACCTGACCGACCCGCTGGATCGCGACCTGGCGATCCGCATGATGGACTACACCGCGGAAGCGGGCCGGGTGCGCAACCGGTTCACCAGCAATCCTTTTTATCACTACGTCCTGTCCTGGCGCGATGGCGAACATCCGACCCCGGAGCAATGCCAGCAAGCCGCTGCGCACACCCTCAAGGCCCTGGGCCTGCAGGAGAACCAGGCCGTCTGGGGTCTGCACACCGACCGCGATCATCACTGGCATATTCACATCCTCGCCAACCGCGTTCACCCCGACAAACTCCACCTGGCCGGCCCGCCCAAGCTGGATTTCCTGGTGCTGGACAAGGCCTGCCGCGAGCTGGAGCTTGCCCAGGGCTGGGCGCACGACAACGGCCCGCACGTCGTCATCGACGGCGCGATCACCCGCCTGAGCAAATCCCAACGCCAGCAACTCGGGCTGGGCGGCAAACAGGAGCGCGCACCGACACCTGGCGCCAGGGCCGCGGAAGTCAACCACGGTGTACCCAGTCTGGCCGACTGGCTGACCAAGCGCGCCCAAGACGAACTGCTGGCCGCCCGGTCCTGGGGCGAACTGCACCAGATGCTGGCCGAACGCGGCTGCGCCCTGCGGCTGCATGGTGGCGGTTTGATCATCGAAACCGCACTGCCCGATGGGCGCACCACCAGCACCAAGGCCAGCGGTGTGCATTACAGCCTGAGTCTGGGGCGGCTGGAAACCAAGTTCGGCCTATCCTTTCCTGCCCCCGGTTTGGGTTTGCTTGAGCACCAAACGAAGACGGCAAAGACTTACGCCCACTTCGTCGAGAATGTCCGCGCCGGCACCGAACCCGGCATGCAGGACATCCCCGGGCACACCGGATCGACGCCCGAGCGCCAGGCCAAGCGCGAAGCCCGCGCCCTGGCGCGCAAAGCCCTGGCCGATGCCTACAAGCATGACCAGGCGGCGCAGAAACTCTCGCGCAAGGCCCTGGTCGGCGGCCTGCGCGCGCACCACAAGAACGAGCGCATCGCGCTGCGTCTGGAACTCAAGGCCATCAAGCCCGCGCGCCTCGCGCAATTGACTGCCGAGCACGGCAGCAAGACGATCGCACAAGGGCTGTGGGCCGCTGAAGCGGTGGTGCGCCGCCAGGAACTGCAGCGCCGCCAACGGGCGGAGCGCACATCGATCACCCAGGATGCGCCGCGTCTGGAATGGCCCGAATGGCTGGAGCGCCAGGCCGCGGCCGGTGACGAAGCGGCGGCTGCGGCCCTGCGTGGCATCCACTACCAGGACGGGCGCAAGCGCAGTAAAGGTGGCAAGGGCAGCAAGAACGGCTTCGAGGGCGAAGACCTCGATCCGTTGCGTGCGGGTGCGCATGGCTCTGCGGCCGGCGCCATCGGCGGTGCACCTCCCGACCCAACCCCAGGGGCAAGGAAAGCCTTTGCCCTGGAAGACGCCCGCATCCGGATCGACCGCCTGGCGCAGCGCATCGAGTACCACGACCGCGAGGGCCTGGTGCGCCTGACCGATTCCGGCCCCCGCATCGACGTCCACATGGCTGACGCCGACACCATTGACGCCGGGTTGCTGCTGGCGGCGCAGAAGTTCGGCGGCGAGGTGTTCATCACCGGCGATGCCGCGTTCCGCGAGCAGGCCGCCCGCCAGGCCGCGCGCCTGGGTGTGGGCGTCCAGGATGCCGATCTGCAGCACGTTGTCGAGCAGG is part of the Thiomonas sp. X19 genome and encodes:
- a CDS encoding 3-(methylthio)propionyl-CoA ligase; the encoded protein is MNGMMQAHGLSISDLIEFAARYHGDTEIVSRRVEGDLHRTNYAEIRGRSKRVARALDTMGLAAGDRVGTLAWNGYRHFELYYGVSGSGRVLHTLNPRLHPDQIAWIINHADDRVLCFDMSFAPIVQAVASRCPRVRHWVALCDAARILAELQQAVPNLHSYETLLAGQSDDYAWPELDENAASSMCYTSGTTDNPKGVLYSHRSTVLHAYAIALPDAINLSARDAVLPVVPMFHVNAWGIPYAAALVGCKLVFPGPSLDGASLFSLMDAEGVTFAAGVPTIWLGLLNQMQQQARKPAALQRVLIGGSAAPASMIAAFQDGYGIEVRHAWGMTEMSPVGTVCTLKNKHLDLPAAQRMVVQTTQGRPVFGVELRVVDGDGKDLPCDGRSVGELLVKGPWIVQDYYQSGKPSPLRDGWFPTGDVVVIDPDGYVRIVDRSKDVIKSGGEWISSIDIENIAMAHPAVAMAACVAMPDAKWDERPLLVVVKRPEASVAQEELLAFYEGKVAKWWIPDGVRFVDAIPLGATGKILKNKLREQLQAATV
- the fdxA gene encoding ferredoxin FdxA, coding for MTFVVTENCIKCKFTDCVDVCPVDCFREGPNFLTIDPDECIDCAVCVPECPANAIFAEEDVPGDQQAFIALNAELARKWPSITKRKPAPPDGEEWNGKPGKLSLLER
- a CDS encoding NAD(P)/FAD-dependent oxidoreductase; this translates as MDMHIDPAIADIPRQQGTPIETDAVIIGAGPVGLFQVFELGLLEIKAHVIDSLPHLGGQCVELYPDKPIYDIPAVPMCTGQQLTDSLLQQIAPFHPTFHLGQDVTELQRQHDGRFLVRTSKDTTLRTKTVFIAAGVGSFQPRPLKVEGIEPFEGTQLFYRVKSPGAFAGQHLVVVGGGDSALDWALHFAQSEEHRAQSVVLIHRRDGFRAAPASVAKMHALCEQHAMQCVVGQISGFEQRQGRLTEIKLTGNDGITRRLPLDVLLVFFGLSPKLGPIAHWGLELERKQLKVDTEKFETNVPGIFAVGDINTYPGKKKLILSGFHEAALAAFGAAHTIFPEKKIHLQYTTTSPKLHQVLGVESPVFD
- a CDS encoding site-specific integrase; the encoded protein is MASFQKRAGAWRALIRRKGYPAISNTFDTKAEAEAWARKTESDIDRGHHVDHRPAKIISFADCLRRYAIEVSSLKKGARQERSRIKFLLEQPLAKRAIGELRSDDFARYRNARLKVVSPASTRLELALISHLFTTAIKEWGLGLSTNPVKQVAKPKVNNERDRRFVGDEEARLFAAIDAICASRIHRAVVHPKQWFRQIVTVALETAMRKGELLAMTRDNLHVAEHYVLLPDTKNGTSRKVPLSSAALAAIKVTPKQGVDPRIFPVSGTVLKDYWLDAMKQAGIEDFHFHDLRHEATSRMARKLPMHDLMKVTGHKTAAMLARYYHPVPADIAAALDA
- a CDS encoding DNA topoisomerase 3, with the protein product MRIIIAEKPSVAQAIAGVLGNARKSDGYIECAGSTRVTWCFGHLLEQARPEEYVDGGKVLASHLPVIPTDWKLSPRDGGAGKQVKVIRDLLKGADEVVNAGDADREGQLLVDEVLLFLNWKGKTSRLWLSSLDDASVRKALSGIRDNAAMRPVYESALARQRADWLMGMNGSIALSRNLQACGVPGAWSIGRVQTPTLALLVDRQRDIEHFKARDFYQVVAHLDGGIKAAWQVPDDFVDEDGRLLDKAKADETARRITGKAARVTKFTRKTGERAAPLPYTLGGLQKAASSRFGLSAKDTLAAAQELYEAKITTYPRTDCSYLPIEMHSSAGGILKAIGSEGIAGLDPARKHAAWNTGKVEAHHGLIPTGQNPDAASLSAHAKRVFDLIRESYIRLFMPPETFETREALFDIDGLGFRAVARTVLEPGWTKLGGKDDDERQEQGEAAGTLPDLREGEARTCERGGVIGKRTTPPKPYTDGTLIATMTGVHKLVTDPKLKARLKETSGLGTEATRASMIEVLIIREYAERAKKEIQPTDRGVQLIDMLRKVAPELADPGYTALQEDALADIAAGRAPFAGFMDGQAQAVRGFSRTLLDGKLTDNQLVMRACPACGGARCAKLKSKAGNSYHRCMDCQAAFGDDVGKPGKRFEDKPSGESNGVKDGKQSSAPAATGPQCPACKKPTFKNETKTGKPYFRCGGCKGAWWPDRTSAKKLGSKWETMK
- a CDS encoding lytic transglycosylase domain-containing protein, yielding MPVALLHQCAPRVAAVTMAAIVQQESGGNPLALHDNTSGQSYRPATLFEAVGLARRLIAAGHSIDMGIAQINSGNLPSLHLGVQQVFDPCRNLWAAQAILLRGWRQSGGSLRGALSAYNTGNTGSAVGARYAAGVFWQAGVVMPGIPGGKLARWTQGTIVVSNADLQPVRAVPTWTPQASPLPPVGGGLAAKW